The genomic window GTCCGAGCCGCAGCCCGTGGTGAGCCACGAGGGCTCGAAGCCCGTATAGGAGGAGAGGGCCTTCTTGAGCTCCGGCGCGTAGGTCTGCGGGTAGCGCGAGACGACGGAGGTGGCGCACTCGCGCAGGACGCGCTCGGCGACCGGAGGCATGCCGAAGAGGTTGGTGTTGTCGCTCAGGTCCACGCTGCACTGCACGCTGGGTGGCGAGTAGAGCGGAATGTCCTGGTAGGACGGCCGGCGAGGGATCATGGCGTCCTCCAGGCCCGAGCGGCCTCGGCGTGGGCGAAGAGACCCTCGCTGTCGGCGAGCAGGCCGACGTCCTCCGCCAGCCGAGCCGCCGCCGCATGATCCACGCGCTGGTAGGTGGTCCACCGGTAGAAGTCGAGCACGGAGAGCCCTGAGTATGCGTGGCCCAGGCCCGCGGTGGGCAGGACGTGGTTGGCCCCCGTCATGTAGTCCCCAAAGGCGACGGAGGTGCGCTCTCCGAGGAAGACGGTGCCGCAGTTGCGCACGAGCGCCAGGTGCTCCCGCGGCATGGCCGTGGCGATGAGCAGGTGCTCGGGGGCGAACTCCGAGACGAAGGCCCAGGCCTGGTCCAGCGAGTCCACGCTGAGCACGGCGCCGCGCTCGCGCAGGGCGGTGGCGACGATCTCCCGCCGCTGGGCCCGGGCCGCCGCGCGCTCCACCGCCGCGGCGATCGTCTCCGCGACCGTCACGCTCACCGCCAGCGTGACACAACAGGCGTCCGGATCGTGCTCGGCCTGGGCCAGCATCTCGCGGGCCACGGCCTCGGGATCGGCGGAGCGGTCCGCGACGACGAGGATCTCGCTCGGGCCGGCCGGCGCGTCGATGGCCACCGCGTCCACCACCTGGAGCTTGGCGGCGGCGACGTAGGCATTGCCCGGGCCGACGATGCGGTCCACGCGAGGCACGCTCTGGGTGCCATGGGCCATGGCGGCCACCGCGCCTGCTCCACCCAGGGCGAAGACGCGGTCCGCGCCGGCCAGCGCCGCCGCCGCGAGCACTCCGGCCGCGGGCAACCCATCCGGCCCCGGAGGCGAGCAGACGATGACCTCCCCTACCCCGGCCACCTTCGCGGGGACGACGCCCATCAGCACGCTGCTGGGGTACACGGCGCGGCCGCCGGGCGCATAGACGCCGACGCGCCCGAGCGGATCCGGTCGCCGGCCGACCACGACGCCGGGCTCCGTCTCCACCTCGGTGGCGAGGGGGCGCTGGGCCTCGTGGGCCTTGGCGATGTTGCGAGCGGCGCGCTCGAGGGCGTGGCGGACCTTCGGGTCCAGCGAGGCGAGCGCCGCTTCCCAGCGAGCCCGAGGCACCTCGAGAGCCGTCAGGGTGGCGCGATCGAACTCGCGCGCCATCTCCAGGAGCGCGCGGTCTCCGTCGCGGCGGACGCGGGCGATGATGTCCCGGACGCGCGAGGCGACCTGGGCATCCGACTCTCCCGAGCGATCGAGCAACTGGCGTCGGGCCTCGGGCGACAGGGCGGAGAGAGGACCTCGGTACTTCAGGGCTCCAGGGTTCACGGCATCAACCTCTCGATGCGGGTGACGAGGATGCCCTCGCAGCCCAGGGCCTTGAGGGCGTTGATGGTGCGGTAGATGGTCTTCGAGGGGACGACGGCGTGCACCGCGACGTAATCACCGCCGTTCATGATATCCACCACGGTGGGTCCATTGAGGCCCGGGAGCACCTCGCGCACCTGGGGGAGCACCCTGCGTGGCACGTTGGCCATCAGGTAGCGCTTGCCTCGGGCGGCCAGCACCGAGCCCAGGGCCTGCTTCAGCTCCTCCAGCCGCTGGACGGCCTCCGCGTCGTTGTTCTTGCAGGCCACCAGGCGGGCGCTGGACTCCAGGACGGTGACCACCTCGCGCAGGCCGTTCATCTTGAGCGTGGAGCCGGTGGAGGTCAGGTCCACGACGATATCCGCGATGCCCAGGTGGGGAGCGATCTCCGCGGCGCCGGACACGGGCAC from Hyalangium gracile includes these protein-coding regions:
- the hisD gene encoding histidinol dehydrogenase → MNPGALKYRGPLSALSPEARRQLLDRSGESDAQVASRVRDIIARVRRDGDRALLEMAREFDRATLTALEVPRARWEAALASLDPKVRHALERAARNIAKAHEAQRPLATEVETEPGVVVGRRPDPLGRVGVYAPGGRAVYPSSVLMGVVPAKVAGVGEVIVCSPPGPDGLPAAGVLAAAALAGADRVFALGGAGAVAAMAHGTQSVPRVDRIVGPGNAYVAAAKLQVVDAVAIDAPAGPSEILVVADRSADPEAVAREMLAQAEHDPDACCVTLAVSVTVAETIAAAVERAAARAQRREIVATALRERGAVLSVDSLDQAWAFVSEFAPEHLLIATAMPREHLALVRNCGTVFLGERTSVAFGDYMTGANHVLPTAGLGHAYSGLSVLDFYRWTTYQRVDHAAAARLAEDVGLLADSEGLFAHAEAARAWRTP
- the hisG gene encoding ATP phosphoribosyltransferase; translated protein: MLKIALPNKGRLSEEVRELFNDAGLEVRVRGERALTASLGGEFEAIFVRAQDIPEFVADGAAHAGVTGWDLVNESGRQLDMLMDLEFGRCRLVVAAREESGITSAEGVKDGMRVASCFPRLTEEFFAKRGQQVVVVPVSGAAEIAPHLGIADIVVDLTSTGSTLKMNGLREVVTVLESSARLVACKNNDAEAVQRLEELKQALGSVLAARGKRYLMANVPRRVLPQVREVLPGLNGPTVVDIMNGGDYVAVHAVVPSKTIYRTINALKALGCEGILVTRIERLMP